The following proteins are co-located in the Apium graveolens cultivar Ventura chromosome 5, ASM990537v1, whole genome shotgun sequence genome:
- the LOC141661635 gene encoding L-tryptophan--pyruvate aminotransferase 1-like yields MGKGHQSLLGFDFKIFFVLSVALNVGLISKVLYQGEEGNQENKISMICLDTKGSRHGDAHISMRRTLAYTTTSNNVTEDSSGGDDIVIDLDHGNPAMYEEYWKHRGDEITVVIPGWQFISYFSDLKNLCWFLEPELAKQAIRLHNLVGNAVTQDRHIVVGTGSSQLYEAILYALTTADSPEPMSVVSATPYYSAYPLQTNYLKSGLHRWAGDAQNFSTNEPYIEVVTSPNNPDGSIRQAVANGDKGILVHDLAYYWPQYTPITHQADEDIMLFTISKSTGHAGSRIGWALIKDPEIAKKMTKFMEISTIGVSKESQIRAARILQAVSDDYDSISTVNDDDRFFDYSYSFMVKRWNELKAVVDKSEKFSLPKLPPDTCTFSGKTFEPLPAFAWLKCEEETVDDCASYLRSHKILTRAGKHFGASSKYVRISMLDTSYKFKILTERLSKLSTMKSREF; encoded by the exons ATGGGGAAGGGTCACCAGAGTTTGTTGGggtttgattttaaaatattttttgtgTTATCAGTAGCTTTAAATGTGGGTTTAATATCGAAAGTATTGTATCAAGGAGAAGAAGGCAATCAAGAAAATAAGATTAGCATGATTTGTTTAGACACCAAGGGAAGTAGACATGGTGATGCACACATTAGCATGAGAAGAACCCTGGCTTACACAACCACTTCTAATAATGTAACTGAGGACAGTAGTGGTGGTGACGATATTGTTATTGATCTTGATCA TGGCAATCCCGCAATGTACGAGGAGTATTGGAAGCATAGGGGTGACGAGATTACAGTTGTGATACCTGGTTGGCAATTTATAAGTTACTTTTCTGATCTCAAAAATCTTTGCTGGTTTTTGGAGCCAGAACTTGCTAAGCAAGCTATTAGGTTGCATAACTTGGTCGGGAATGCGGTAACTCAAGACCGTCACATTGTAGTAGGCACTGGTTCTTCACAACTCTACGAGGCTATACTCTATGCCTTAACTACCGCCGACAGTCCTGAGCCAATGAGTGTTGTATCGGCTACCCCATACTACTCT GCTTACCCACTACAAACGAACTACTTGAAGTCTGGGCTCCATAGATGGGCAGGTGATGCACAAAACTTCAGTACTAATGAGCCGTATATCGAGGTTGTCACTTCTCCTAACAATCCTGATGGCTCCATAAGGCAAGCTGTGGCGAACGGAGATAAAGGAATACTAGTTCATGATCTGGCGTACTACTGGCCTCAGTACACTCCAATCACCCATCAAGCAGATGAAGATATAATGCTTTTTACAATCTCGAAAAGTACTGGCCATGCTGGGAGTCGCATAGG GTGGGCACTTATTAAAGATCCCGAAATTGCCAAGAAAATGACTAAATTCATGGAGATCAGCACCATTGGAGTGTCCAAAGAATCACAGATCCGAGCAGCAAGAATTTTGCAAGCTGTGTCTGACGACTACGATTCCATTAGCACTGTTAACGACGACGACAGATTCTTCGATTACAGTTACAGTTTCATGGTAAAGAGGTGGAACGAACTTAAAGCAGTGGTAGATAAGAGTGAAAAATTCAGTTTGCCGAAGTTGCCACCAGATACATGCACATTCAGTGGGAAAACTTTCGAGCCCCTGCCTG CTTTTGCATGGCTGAAATGTGAGGAAGAGACAGTAGATGATTGTGCAAGTTATTTGCGCAGCCACAAAATACTGACCAGAGCCGGGAAGCATTTCGGGGCTAGCTCCAAGTATGTGAGAATCAGCATGCTGGATACCAGCTACAAATTCAAGATCTTGACTGAGAGACTGTCTAAATTGTCTACTATGAAGTCTAGAGAATTCTGA
- the LOC141723728 gene encoding tryptophan aminotransferase-related protein 2-like produces MGKPNKSLMGLDLKVVLMLSVALNVVLISKVLYQEDEDQENKISMVCLDTGSSSSYVSTRDAHVSRSRTPFDTTTSGTDVLNGGDGDSGVIIDLDHGNPTMYEEYWKQMGDKTTIVIPGWQFISYFSDVKNVCWFLEPEFAKAAIRLHNLIGNAVTEDHYIVVGTGSSQLYQAVLYALAPTDSPEPMSVVSAAPFYSSYPLMTDYLKSGIHRWAGDAYNFCTDEPYIELVTSPNNPDGSIRLAVAKGDKRILVHDLAYYWPQYTPITHRADEDIMLFTISKSTGHAGTRIGWALVRDPKIAKKMTKFIEINTIGVSKDSQLRAARILQTVSDDYDSIGNVKEDERFFEYSYSVMVKRWKELRAVVDKSEKFSLPKFTPDTCTFSGQTFEPQPAFAWLKCEEETVEDCENFFRSHNILTRGGKHFGVSPKYVRISMLDSNNKFKIFTERLLRLSSMKS; encoded by the exons ATGGGGAAGCCTAATAAGAGTTTAATGGGGTTGGATTTGAAAGTGGTTTTAATGTTGTCAGTGGCTTTAAATGTGGTATTGATATCCAAAGTGTTGTATCAAGAAGATGAAGATCAAGAAAACAAGATTAGCATGGTTTGTTTGGACACCGGAAGTAGCAGTAGTTATGTTTCAACAAGAGATGCGCATGTTAGCAGGAGTAGAACCCCGTTTGACACAACTACTTCTGGTACGGATGTTCTCAACGGTGGGGACGGTGATAGTGGTGTTATTATTGACCTTGATCA TGGCAATCCGACAATGTATGAGGAGTATTGGAAGCAGATGGGGGACAAAACTACAATTGTGATACCTGGCTGGCAATTTATAAGTTACTTTTCAGATGTCAAAAATGTTTGCTGGTTTTTGGAGCCAGAATTTGCCAAGGCAGCTATCAGGTTGCATAATTTAATCGGGAATGCCGTAACTGAAGACCATTACATTGTAGTAGGCACAGGTTCTTCACAACTCTACCAGGCTGTTCTCTATGCCTTAGCTCCCACAGACAGTCCTGAGCCAATGAGTGTTGTATCTGCTGCCCCATTCTATTCT TCCTACCCACTAATGACGGACTACTTGAAGTCTGGGATCCATAGATGGGCTGGTGATGCATACAATTTTTGTACTGATGAGCCATACATCGAGCTTGTCACTTCTCCTAACAATCCTGATGGCTCCATAAGGCTGGCTGTGGCGAAAGGAGATAAAAGAATACTAGTTCATGATCTGGCTTACTACTGGCCTCAGTATACACCAATCACTCATCGAGCAGATGAAGATATAATGCTTTTTACAATCTCCAAAAGTACTGGTCATGCCGGGACTCGCATAGG GTGGGCACTTGTTAGAGATCCAAAAATTGCCAAAAAGATGACTAAATTCATAGAGATCAACACCATTGGCGTTTCCAAAGATTCACAGCTCCGAGCAGCACGGATTTTGCAAACTGTGTCTGATGACTATGATTCCATTGGCAATGTTAAAGAGGATGAAAGATTCTTCGAGTACAGTTACAGTGTCATGGTAAAGAGGTGGAAGGAACTGAGAGCAGTAGTAGATAAAAGTGAGAAATTCAGTTTGCCCAAATTTACACCTGATACGTGCACATTCAGTGGACAAACTTTCGAGCCACAGCCTG CTTTCGCATGGCTGAAATGTGAGGAAGAAACAGTAGAGGACTGTGAAAATTTCTTCCGCAGCCACAATATACTAACCAGAGGCGGAAAACACTTTGGGGTTAGCCCCAAGTATGTGAGGATCAGCATGCTGGATAGCAACAACAAATTCAAGATATTCACCGAGAGATTGTTGAGATTGTCTAGTATGAAGTCTTGA